The Mariprofundus ferrinatatus DNA window GTTTGCCGAGTGTATGCATGTCACCGACCGAGGTGCCGATGACAATGGTTCCCAACGATTCGGGTGGTGTTTTAAAGCGGGCAATCATCGCCTCGGTCACTTCCGATGCGATCTGGGCGGCCATGAAGTGCTGGGCGAGGTTGGCATCGAAATCCTTGCTGATCGACTCCATCATCGACTCCATGGCCGGGATAATGACGTCGAATACAATCTCTTCAGGGGTGATGCCGTGATCAATGGCCGTATTGATCACCTCAAGGGCTCTGTCGCGGTCGGTATCAAACACCGCCTCGTTATACTTGCCGATAATCTCTCTCTGCATAACGACCCCCACTGCAGGTTCGAATCTGCTTCTTCTGACTCTGTTATTCTAGCACAGAACCGGCCTGAATGCCGCTTTTCGGAAGCGGCCTGAGAAACAGACTGTCGACGAAAAGCATATCGAACTCCGGCGCCATCGACATGTTGATCAGCCTCGCCTGCTCACGCAGCAATTCAAGCCTGCGACCCTGCTCGTGAGAGAGCAGCAGCGCTTCACAGCCGGAGAGCGCACTGTCGTAGTGGAGCTCAATCGTATCGGGAGATATATCCGGTATCAGGCCGATCTCAGAGGCGTGCCGGCAATCAAGATTGCTGCCGAATGCGCCTGTGATGCAGACCCTTTTCAACGCCTCCTGTTTCAGGCCTGCCTGCTCAAGCAGGTAGAGGGTGGCCGCAGCCGTTGCACCCTTGGCCCGCTGGAACAGGTCGACATCCCGGTTGTTGATACGGATGTTTCCCGCTTCATCCAGCGGGAATCCCCCCTTCACAAAGGGCTCGGCAAGACGCCCTACCCGATTGAGCACCTTGCGACGCAGCAGATGGGCGATGGCATCCACCAGACCCGAACCACACACTCCTCTGGCAGTCCCGCCACCAATCACATCGAGTTCAAAGGGAGCATCTGATCCGGCAGCGCTTATCCTTTGTATCGCCCCCGCCATGATCGGCATGCCGCAGCTCAGGCCACTGCCCTCAAAGGCCGGCCCTCCCGGCACCGATGTCACCCACAACCGCCTGCCATCCCAGAGGGCAACCTCGGAGTTGGTGCCAAAATCGATCAGCAGAGCCGCATCTCCGGATTCGATCAGTCCGAATGCAAGCACAGCGGCCAGCAGATCAGAGCCGACAAATCCTGCCAGCGGCTGAACCAGTACGATATCTGCATCGCTGGCAACTCCCCACGCCTTTCGCCAGGGATCAAGCGTGGCGGGTTGACAATCCACCGGCTTCTGCCACTGCTCGATCTCAAGCAGGTGCTCGTAATTCCTGCCTGCAAGCAGCGCCAGCATGGCTGTGTTGGCAACAACCGTAACCCTGACTACCAGAGCGCTGGCCACATCATGACGCGCCGTAAGTATCTGAATGGCTTCAGCGATAGCACTTTCGGCAAGCCGGGAAAGCCTGGCTGCATCCGCATTCGACGCTTTGGCAGCGGAAAGGCGGTTCAACACATCGGCACCAAACACAGCCTGCGGGTTGAGTGATGTAATGCCATCCATGCGTTCACCGCTGTCGAGATTCCACAGCGTGGCCCTGATCTGCGTGGTGCCAAGATCGATGGCCACACCAAGCCTGTCTGATTCGGAAGCCGTCGCGCCTGACTTGCCGGTTTCGAGGTCGGACCAGATAGCCGGGTGACTCGTCTGGTGAATCGCCAATGTGACATCGCCAAGTGGTCTGGCCTGGCAAGCCAGCCTGCAGCCCTGGCCAATCTCATCGGCGCTGAGTGTACCCTGTTCGGAGAGGGTGAGCTGCGTACACTCTCCTTCATCGATATGGACAAGACAGAGGCCGC harbors:
- a CDS encoding ASKHA domain-containing protein yields the protein MPELKVRIDHHDLHLHVVDEEEGDSLKDILDHHGIVLPSDCGGVGKCGLCLVHIDEGECTQLTLSEQGTLSADEIGQGCRLACQARPLGDVTLAIHQTSHPAIWSDLETGKSGATASESDRLGVAIDLGTTQIRATLWNLDSGERMDGITSLNPQAVFGADVLNRLSAAKASNADAARLSRLAESAIAEAIQILTARHDVASALVVRVTVVANTAMLALLAGRNYEHLLEIEQWQKPVDCQPATLDPWRKAWGVASDADIVLVQPLAGFVGSDLLAAVLAFGLIESGDAALLIDFGTNSEVALWDGRRLWVTSVPGGPAFEGSGLSCGMPIMAGAIQRISAAGSDAPFELDVIGGGTARGVCGSGLVDAIAHLLRRKVLNRVGRLAEPFVKGGFPLDEAGNIRINNRDVDLFQRAKGATAAATLYLLEQAGLKQEALKRVCITGAFGSNLDCRHASEIGLIPDISPDTIELHYDSALSGCEALLLSHEQGRRLELLREQARLINMSMAPEFDMLFVDSLFLRPLPKSGIQAGSVLE